One window from the genome of Nicotiana sylvestris chromosome 9, ASM39365v2, whole genome shotgun sequence encodes:
- the LOC138877874 gene encoding uncharacterized protein, with the protein MGLTDTIKDKNQASNQDRAKAMIFLCHHLGEGLKMEYLTVKDPLCGDNITDHDMLEKTFITFHASNMLLQQQYREMGFKKYSELISHLLIAEQHNELLVKNHESRPTGSCPFLEVNETNFHQAKRGKGRGPSRGHGLGLERNSNHGNNNAPNNTPHHQ; encoded by the exons atgggtctgacagacaccatcaaggacaaaaatcaggcatcaaaccaagatcgtgccaaagcaatgatattcctatgCCATCACCTTGGTGAGGGCCtaaaaatggaatatcttactgttaaagatcca ttatgtggtgataatattactgatcatgatatgttggagaaaactttcatcACTTTTCATGcatcgaatatgctcctgcagcagcaatatcgagaaatgggatttaaaaagtattctgaacttatctcacatcttcttatagccgagcaacataatgaGCTATtagtgaaaaatcatgaaagccgacctactggttcttgtccattccttgaagtgaatgagacgaacttccaccaggctaaacgtggaaaaggtcgtggccccagtcgtggtcatggtctTGGTCtggaaagaaactctaatcatggtaataataatgcaccaaataacactcctcaccaccagtag